A single window of Priestia filamentosa DNA harbors:
- the bshC gene encoding bacillithiol biosynthesis cysteine-adding enzyme BshC: protein MELIDYAGKLLNPLMNDYVNGDSFIGEYFHYDVLSPNVYKERKEDLMLRSLPREALVNHLLSYNEHLGACKETLASIETLKNAETTVVVGGQQAGLLTGPLYTINKIVSILKLAKEQEEKLGSRVLPVFWIAGEDHDIAEINHIFVEGNGMKKHVYKDGEQKMASEAVLHKETLQKWVKEAFQAFGEKEYSKKAISFVETCLQSATTYVDFFALLITKLFSKHGLILIDSGSSSLRKIEADFFTQLIKKNAKISEALEETQGKLRHRYKNAIETDIANAHIFYSEDGHRVLLQRNGAKFYGKNGSIKLSEDELLTIAEVKPELLSNNVVTRPLMQEYLFPTLAFIAGPGEVAYWAELGDVFGTFDMKMPPVVPRLSYAIIERGIARDMEKLDLSLEDVFSGNVAVRRDEWLKESGQGAYLSHIEYLEEEVEKVHSLFRDKVLQENKNYVDLLHKNRQLIMRQISSISQIMEKDHLKRHSATWNKYLSIENALVPQNAPQERIWNVFYYINKYGFTFVDELVSCSVEFDHKLKIIYL from the coding sequence ATGGAACTTATAGATTATGCGGGAAAACTTCTTAATCCACTTATGAACGATTATGTGAATGGAGATTCTTTTATTGGAGAATATTTTCATTATGATGTTTTATCTCCAAATGTTTATAAAGAGCGAAAAGAGGACTTAATGCTTCGCTCGTTACCAAGAGAGGCATTAGTAAATCATTTGCTTTCATATAACGAACATTTAGGTGCCTGTAAAGAAACACTAGCAAGCATTGAGACTTTAAAAAACGCGGAAACAACGGTTGTTGTCGGCGGACAGCAAGCAGGTCTCTTAACAGGCCCGCTTTATACGATAAATAAAATTGTTTCTATTCTTAAATTAGCAAAAGAGCAGGAGGAAAAGCTAGGTTCGCGCGTTCTCCCTGTCTTTTGGATTGCAGGAGAAGATCATGATATTGCTGAGATTAACCATATTTTTGTTGAAGGAAACGGAATGAAAAAACACGTCTACAAAGATGGGGAACAGAAAATGGCTTCTGAGGCAGTACTTCATAAAGAAACCCTCCAAAAATGGGTGAAGGAAGCTTTTCAAGCATTCGGGGAAAAGGAATATTCTAAAAAAGCAATATCGTTTGTTGAAACCTGTTTGCAAAGTGCGACAACGTACGTTGACTTCTTTGCTCTCCTCATTACAAAGTTATTCAGCAAACATGGCCTCATTTTAATTGACTCAGGTTCATCATCTTTAAGAAAAATTGAAGCTGATTTCTTCACACAACTTATTAAGAAGAATGCTAAAATTAGTGAAGCTCTTGAAGAAACGCAAGGGAAACTTCGTCACCGCTATAAAAATGCTATTGAAACAGACATTGCTAATGCTCATATTTTTTATTCAGAAGATGGACATCGCGTATTGCTTCAAAGAAATGGAGCCAAATTTTACGGGAAAAATGGAAGCATTAAACTTTCAGAAGATGAGCTTTTAACGATTGCTGAAGTAAAGCCCGAACTTTTAAGCAATAATGTAGTAACTCGTCCTCTTATGCAAGAATATTTGTTCCCAACGCTTGCTTTTATCGCAGGACCCGGGGAAGTAGCTTATTGGGCTGAACTTGGGGACGTTTTTGGGACTTTTGATATGAAGATGCCTCCTGTTGTTCCAAGACTCTCTTACGCAATTATTGAACGTGGAATTGCGAGAGATATGGAAAAGTTAGATTTATCGTTAGAAGACGTTTTCTCTGGTAACGTTGCTGTACGTAGAGATGAATGGCTAAAAGAGAGTGGGCAAGGAGCATATCTTTCTCATATTGAGTATTTAGAAGAAGAAGTAGAAAAAGTCCATTCATTATTTCGTGATAAAGTATTGCAAGAAAATAAAAATTATGTTGATCTCCTTCATAAAAATCGACAGCTTATTATGAGACAAATATCCTCTATTAGCCAAATTATGGAGAAAGATCACTTGAAAAGACATAGTGCGACTTGGAATAAATATCTTTCGATTGAAAATGCTCTAGTCCCACAAAATGCGCCACAGGAAAGAATCTGGAACGTTTTTTACTACATAAATAAATATGGTTTTACATTTGTAGACGAACTTGTAAGCTGTTCTGTCGAGTTTGATCATAAATTGAAAATCATTTATTTATAA
- the rsmH gene encoding 16S rRNA (cytosine(1402)-N(4))-methyltransferase RsmH has product MFKHKTVLLEEAAEGLHIKPDGIYVDCTLGGAGHSEYILQQLSSEGHLIAFDQDDVALENAKEKLASYEGKVTFVKSNFRFLKEKLAELGVTKVDGVLFDLGVSSPQLDTPERGFSYHHDAPLDMRMDQQSKLSAFDVVNEWPYEKLVKIFFQYGEEKFSKQIARKIESYRETKKIETTSELVELIKEGIPAPARRKGGHPAKRVFQAIRIAVNDELGVFEMALEQAIEVVRKGGRISVITFHSLEDRICKAKFKEKSSLPDLPHGLPIIPKEYEPALKLITRKPILPSEEELNENNRARSAKLRIAEKAKE; this is encoded by the coding sequence ATGTTCAAACATAAGACAGTTTTATTAGAAGAAGCAGCAGAGGGATTACATATTAAACCCGACGGCATTTATGTGGACTGTACCCTTGGTGGAGCAGGACACAGTGAATATATTTTACAACAGCTATCATCAGAAGGTCATCTTATTGCCTTTGACCAAGACGATGTAGCATTAGAAAATGCAAAAGAAAAGCTAGCTTCTTATGAAGGAAAAGTAACATTTGTAAAAAGTAACTTCCGCTTTTTAAAAGAAAAGCTAGCAGAACTTGGCGTTACGAAAGTTGATGGAGTTTTATTTGATTTAGGCGTTTCGTCCCCACAGCTTGATACCCCTGAAAGAGGATTCAGCTATCATCATGACGCTCCGCTAGATATGCGAATGGATCAACAATCAAAGCTAAGTGCATTTGACGTTGTAAACGAATGGCCGTATGAGAAACTTGTGAAAATTTTCTTCCAATATGGAGAAGAAAAATTTTCTAAGCAAATTGCGCGAAAAATTGAAAGTTATCGAGAAACGAAAAAAATTGAAACAACAAGTGAGCTTGTCGAACTAATTAAAGAAGGAATCCCAGCTCCAGCCCGTAGAAAAGGCGGACATCCAGCAAAACGGGTGTTTCAAGCTATTCGAATTGCTGTCAACGATGAGCTAGGTGTTTTTGAAATGGCGCTTGAACAAGCAATTGAGGTTGTGAGAAAAGGCGGACGTATTAGTGTTATCACGTTCCACTCATTAGAAGACCGCATTTGTAAAGCAAAGTTCAAAGAAAAAAGTTCTTTACCAGACTTGCCCCATGGGTTACCTATCATTCCAAAAGAATATGAGCCAGCATTAAAGCTGATTACAAGAAAACCAATTCTTCCGAGTGAAGAAGAGCTTAATGAAAACAATCGTGCACGCTCTGCTAAGCTACGTATAGCTGAGAAAGCAAAAGAATAA
- the ftsL gene encoding cell division protein FtsL gives MNNLAYKLKEKEREVVQHEIKHVTKKKKVRLPLGEKLIYVTFCGFMLFGSIQFISNQAALYEANASVQKVEEKVKAQKTVNMDLNDQVKELSQYDRILEKAKKLGLEMNADNVKVVSEK, from the coding sequence TTGAATAATTTAGCGTATAAATTAAAGGAAAAAGAAAGAGAAGTTGTCCAGCACGAAATTAAACATGTAACAAAAAAGAAAAAAGTACGTCTTCCTTTAGGTGAAAAGCTTATTTATGTAACGTTTTGTGGGTTTATGCTGTTCGGTTCGATTCAGTTTATTTCGAATCAAGCTGCTCTATATGAAGCAAATGCGAGTGTGCAAAAAGTAGAAGAAAAAGTAAAAGCTCAAAAAACAGTAAATATGGATTTAAATGATCAAGTAAAAGAGCTTAGTCAATATGATCGCATTTTAGAAAAAGCTAAAAAACTCGGCTTAGAAATGAATGCAGACAATGTGAAAGTTGTGAGTGAGAAGTAA
- a CDS encoding penicillin-binding protein, producing the protein MSKQNNRSIRKGAAILILIFGSLFFVLAGRFFYIEVTGKANGQLLASRAEKAHTHKSTIEAHRGTIYDRKGTAVAEDTTAYTVIAILDKDYEDHVKDPEKTAEKLAPLLDMKEEKLLSLLTRKGAFQVELGPGGRNINHELRAKIEKLNLPGIGFKESSKRFYPNGEFASHIIGYAQKNDKGETVGMMGIEKQFNDALTEKDGYMTYESDSTGLKLPNPKESIVAPKQGKDVYLTIDQKIQVFLEESMSEVQKEYEPSSIIGIVANPKTGEILAMSNRPGFNPNQRNIQNFGNSAISSRFEPGSTMKIFTLSAAVDAGVYNGDELYKSGSYKVGGSKIGDHNNGVGWGPITYNEGVQRSSNVAFAKLAMEKIGPDRLMEYFKKFGLDKKTGINIPGEVGSKFVYNKPLEQVTTAFGQGSAITAIQQIQAVTAVANDGKMMKPYVVKKVVDSQKDKVISETKPEVVSKPISAESAKEVRKLLRTVVTGEHGTGAAYDIDGYEVAGKTGTAQIAGEDGKYLTGRENYTFSFMGMAPADDPELVMYVAVKQPHLKAYETGGKPVAEVFNPTMQKSLQYLQVKPSEEEKEKTKSSETKYGNTLDSYVGSSVEEAKKELTGKGLSPVIIGNGETIAEQQPAPGSRIIYGNKVFLQTDGSPTMPDLTGFSYRDVLEISELLNLKTAISGHGYVAKGSQSIKKGASLENKSLLSVELHSAKKAAEEKREDSDEEQEESSDSNAPLD; encoded by the coding sequence ATGTCGAAACAAAACAATCGATCAATACGAAAAGGGGCAGCGATATTAATTTTAATATTTGGTTCGCTCTTTTTTGTGTTAGCTGGTCGCTTTTTTTATATCGAAGTCACAGGAAAAGCAAACGGTCAGCTTTTAGCTTCACGAGCTGAGAAAGCTCATACGCATAAAAGCACAATTGAAGCTCATCGGGGCACAATTTATGATCGAAAGGGTACTGCTGTTGCCGAAGATACAACAGCGTATACCGTGATTGCTATTTTGGACAAAGATTATGAAGACCATGTCAAAGATCCAGAAAAAACAGCAGAAAAGCTTGCCCCTCTTCTTGATATGAAAGAAGAAAAGCTGCTTTCGCTCTTAACGAGAAAAGGAGCGTTTCAAGTTGAGCTTGGCCCAGGCGGACGTAATATTAATCATGAGCTTCGAGCAAAGATTGAAAAGTTAAATCTACCTGGAATAGGATTTAAAGAGAGTTCCAAACGCTTCTATCCAAATGGGGAGTTTGCTTCTCATATCATTGGGTATGCTCAAAAAAATGATAAAGGTGAAACTGTTGGAATGATGGGGATTGAAAAGCAGTTTAACGACGCTTTAACAGAAAAGGATGGCTATATGACGTATGAAAGTGACTCCACGGGTTTAAAGCTTCCTAATCCAAAAGAATCCATTGTTGCACCTAAGCAAGGAAAAGATGTGTATTTAACAATCGACCAAAAAATTCAAGTCTTTTTGGAAGAGTCAATGAGCGAAGTGCAAAAAGAGTATGAACCATCAAGTATTATTGGCATTGTAGCAAATCCTAAAACAGGCGAGATTTTGGCTATGTCAAATAGACCTGGATTTAATCCAAATCAGCGGAACATCCAGAACTTTGGAAACAGTGCTATAAGCTCTCGGTTTGAGCCTGGCTCAACAATGAAGATTTTCACCCTCTCAGCAGCTGTTGATGCAGGAGTATACAACGGAGATGAGCTGTATAAATCAGGAAGTTATAAAGTAGGCGGCAGTAAAATTGGCGACCATAACAATGGTGTTGGCTGGGGGCCTATCACATATAACGAAGGAGTACAGCGTTCTTCAAATGTCGCTTTCGCAAAGCTTGCAATGGAGAAAATTGGTCCTGATCGACTTATGGAATACTTTAAGAAATTTGGTCTTGATAAAAAGACAGGAATTAATATCCCTGGCGAAGTAGGAAGTAAATTTGTGTACAATAAACCGCTTGAACAAGTTACAACAGCATTTGGACAAGGCTCAGCTATTACAGCTATTCAACAAATCCAAGCTGTAACGGCAGTTGCCAATGACGGAAAAATGATGAAGCCGTATGTTGTGAAAAAAGTGGTTGATTCTCAAAAAGATAAAGTGATTTCAGAAACAAAACCAGAAGTAGTAAGCAAACCAATCTCTGCTGAGTCTGCAAAGGAAGTACGTAAACTGCTTCGTACGGTTGTTACAGGCGAGCATGGAACAGGGGCTGCTTACGATATTGATGGATATGAAGTAGCAGGGAAGACAGGAACAGCACAAATTGCGGGAGAGGACGGTAAGTATCTGACAGGCCGTGAAAACTATACGTTTTCATTTATGGGAATGGCTCCAGCAGATGATCCTGAATTAGTGATGTACGTTGCTGTTAAGCAGCCTCATTTGAAAGCATATGAAACAGGTGGAAAGCCAGTTGCAGAAGTGTTCAATCCGACAATGCAAAAAAGTTTGCAGTATTTACAGGTGAAACCTAGTGAAGAAGAAAAAGAGAAAACAAAATCTAGTGAAACAAAGTATGGAAACACGCTAGATTCATATGTTGGTTCTTCTGTTGAGGAAGCAAAGAAAGAATTAACAGGAAAAGGGCTATCTCCAGTTATTATTGGGAACGGAGAAACGATTGCAGAGCAGCAGCCTGCTCCAGGTTCGAGAATCATTTATGGAAACAAGGTTTTCCTACAAACAGATGGTTCACCAACAATGCCTGATTTGACCGGATTTTCTTACCGTGATGTGCTCGAAATTAGCGAGCTGCTTAATTTAAAGACAGCTATTAGCGGTCACGGATATGTAGCAAAAGGCAGTCAAAGTATTAAAAAAGGTGCCTCATTGGAAAATAAAAGTCTTTTAAGCGTGGAACTTCACTCAGCAAAGAAAGCAGCTGAAGAGAAGCGAGAAGATAGTGATGAAGAACAAGAAGAATCAAGTGACAGCAACGCACCGCTTGATTAA
- a CDS encoding stage V sporulation protein D, producing the protein MRVSGVTVRKRLLIVLFVGILIFSIINVRLGYVQFVLGDTLTEQAKSLWSRNIPFEPKRGEIQDRNGVELATNKSAPSVLIVPRQIEDPVETAEKLAAVLNMSKEKAYKHVTKKAASERINPEGRKISHEKAKEIRALGLKGVYIAEDSIRYYPFGSYLSHVLGFAGIDNQGLTGLEAYYDKQLSGEKGAVEFYSDAKGKRMPNIADDYTAPVDGLNLKLTIDTKVQTILERELDLADSKYNPDGMIAIAMNPKNGEILGMSSRPDFDPTNFKNVPADVYNRNLPVWSAYEPGSTFKIITLAAALEEKKVDLAKDTFVDDGSIEVGGSTLHCWKRGGHGEQTFLEVVQNSCNPGFVELGERLGKEKLFDYIKDFGFGQKTGIDLQGESKGILFNLDRVGPVEQATTAFGQGVSVTPIQQVAAVSAAVNGGTLYTPHIAKEWTDPVTGKVVKKQAPEAKRKVISEKTSEQIRYALESVVAKGSGKGAYVEGYRVGGKTGTAQKVKDGKYLENNHIVSFIGVAPADDPELVVYVAVDNPKGTVQFGGVVAAPIVGNIMEDSLRAMGVKPRKDQIEKELTWLDTPMIETPDLVGLDKKDLREQLVDLKIDASGKGDVVVKQSPKAGTKLKAGSTVRIYLGKK; encoded by the coding sequence ATGCGCGTGTCTGGAGTTACCGTTCGAAAGCGACTGTTAATCGTCCTTTTTGTCGGGATTCTTATCTTTTCGATTATTAACGTTCGCTTAGGATACGTTCAGTTTGTATTAGGAGACACATTAACAGAGCAAGCCAAAAGTTTGTGGAGCCGAAACATTCCGTTTGAGCCAAAACGTGGCGAAATTCAAGACCGAAATGGAGTAGAGCTTGCAACAAATAAAAGCGCCCCTTCTGTTTTAATTGTCCCCAGACAAATTGAAGATCCTGTAGAAACTGCAGAAAAGCTTGCTGCTGTACTTAATATGTCAAAAGAAAAAGCATACAAGCATGTTACAAAGAAAGCAGCAAGTGAACGAATTAATCCAGAAGGGCGTAAAATCTCTCATGAAAAAGCAAAAGAAATTCGCGCGCTTGGATTAAAAGGAGTTTATATTGCGGAAGATTCTATTCGTTATTATCCATTTGGAAGCTATTTATCTCACGTATTAGGGTTTGCAGGAATTGATAACCAAGGGCTAACAGGTCTTGAAGCATATTATGACAAGCAGCTTAGCGGGGAAAAAGGAGCAGTTGAATTTTACTCTGATGCAAAAGGTAAAAGAATGCCTAATATTGCAGATGACTATACGGCCCCTGTAGATGGACTAAATTTAAAGCTGACAATTGATACAAAAGTACAAACTATTTTAGAACGGGAACTTGACCTTGCTGATTCTAAATACAATCCTGATGGAATGATTGCCATTGCAATGAATCCCAAAAATGGAGAGATTCTAGGCATGTCAAGTAGACCGGATTTTGATCCAACAAATTTTAAAAATGTACCTGCTGATGTGTACAATCGAAATTTACCGGTTTGGAGCGCTTATGAGCCAGGATCTACATTTAAAATTATTACGTTAGCTGCTGCTCTTGAAGAGAAAAAAGTAGATCTTGCTAAAGATACGTTTGTTGATGATGGATCAATTGAGGTAGGAGGCTCAACTCTTCACTGTTGGAAGAGAGGCGGACATGGTGAACAAACATTTTTAGAAGTTGTACAAAATTCCTGTAACCCAGGTTTTGTAGAGCTTGGAGAACGTCTCGGCAAAGAGAAGCTTTTTGATTATATTAAAGACTTTGGCTTTGGACAAAAAACAGGAATTGATTTACAGGGAGAGAGCAAAGGGATTTTATTTAATCTTGACCGCGTTGGTCCTGTTGAACAAGCAACAACAGCATTTGGTCAAGGTGTATCTGTAACGCCTATTCAACAAGTTGCAGCTGTTTCTGCTGCAGTAAATGGTGGTACTCTTTATACGCCACATATTGCCAAAGAATGGACAGATCCTGTTACAGGAAAAGTCGTGAAAAAGCAGGCACCTGAAGCGAAGCGTAAAGTTATTTCAGAGAAAACGTCTGAGCAAATACGCTATGCACTTGAAAGCGTCGTTGCAAAAGGTTCTGGTAAAGGTGCATATGTAGAAGGGTATCGAGTTGGAGGAAAAACAGGAACAGCGCAAAAAGTAAAAGATGGAAAATATCTAGAAAATAATCATATTGTTTCTTTTATCGGCGTAGCTCCTGCGGATGACCCAGAGCTTGTTGTATATGTAGCTGTTGATAATCCAAAAGGAACCGTACAGTTTGGAGGAGTAGTAGCAGCTCCGATTGTCGGAAACATTATGGAAGATAGCTTGCGAGCAATGGGAGTTAAACCGCGTAAAGATCAGATTGAAAAAGAACTAACATGGCTTGACACACCAATGATTGAAACACCAGATTTAGTAGGTCTAGATAAAAAAGACTTACGCGAGCAGCTTGTTGATTTAAAAATAGATGCAAGCGGAAAAGGAGATGTTGTTGTGAAACAGTCTCCAAAAGCTGGAACAAAACTTAAAGCAGGGTCTACGGTTAGAATTTATTTAGGAAAAAAATAA
- a CDS encoding UDP-N-acetylmuramoyl-L-alanyl-D-glutamate--2,6-diaminopimelate ligase — protein MKLTELINVLPKWQFNVTSNENPEITSLKMDSREVEEGSLFFCVKGYTVDGHDYAKTAVEKGAVALVAEHELDVDIPVVIVKDTRRVMALLANFFYGQPTEKLKLIGVTGTNGKTTVTHLLEAIFQEKKQKTGVIGTIETRIGSEVYPVQNTTPESLALQGIFSKMADENVEVAAMEVSSHALDLGRVHGCDYDVAVFTNLTQDHLDYHHTMEEYRYAKGLLFSQLGNRFEETSPKYAVLNADDASSELYAKMTTAFLLTYGIHVESDIMARNIEMTSSGTTFELVTPLGNKTMHVNLIGEFSIYNILAAASAAFALNVDLETIVAALSKVKGVDGRFEVVNGGQDYTVIVDYAHTPDSLENVLKTVKQFAEQNIYVIVGCGGDRDKTKRPIMANVAVSYSTEAIFTSDNPRSEDPKEILNDMTTELTEENFTTIEDRREAIQYAINKAQAKDVIVIAGKGHETYQIIGGTVNDFDDRKVALESIESKTKQA, from the coding sequence ATGAAACTAACAGAATTAATTAACGTTTTGCCAAAGTGGCAGTTCAACGTTACAAGTAACGAAAATCCAGAGATTACTTCTCTTAAGATGGACAGCCGAGAAGTTGAAGAAGGCTCCCTGTTCTTCTGTGTGAAAGGGTATACGGTTGACGGACATGACTATGCCAAAACAGCAGTTGAAAAAGGTGCAGTAGCTCTTGTAGCAGAACATGAGCTAGATGTTGATATTCCGGTTGTGATTGTTAAAGACACAAGACGAGTTATGGCTTTGCTTGCTAACTTTTTTTACGGACAACCAACTGAGAAGTTAAAGCTTATTGGCGTAACAGGAACAAACGGAAAAACAACAGTAACGCATTTATTAGAAGCTATTTTTCAAGAGAAAAAACAAAAAACAGGTGTTATTGGCACAATTGAAACAAGAATTGGTTCCGAAGTTTATCCTGTTCAAAACACAACTCCTGAATCGCTTGCCCTACAAGGTATTTTTAGCAAGATGGCTGATGAAAATGTCGAAGTTGCAGCAATGGAAGTTTCATCACATGCGCTTGATTTAGGACGTGTTCACGGTTGTGATTACGATGTAGCTGTATTTACGAATTTAACACAAGATCACCTTGATTATCATCATACAATGGAAGAGTATCGCTATGCGAAAGGTCTTCTTTTCTCTCAGCTTGGAAACCGATTTGAGGAAACGTCTCCTAAATATGCTGTCCTAAATGCTGATGATGCTTCATCAGAACTATATGCCAAAATGACAACTGCTTTTCTACTAACGTATGGTATTCATGTGGAAAGCGACATTATGGCTCGCAATATTGAAATGACAAGTAGCGGAACAACGTTTGAGCTTGTAACGCCTCTTGGAAATAAGACAATGCACGTTAATTTAATTGGTGAGTTTAGCATTTATAATATTTTAGCTGCAGCATCGGCTGCATTTGCGCTTAATGTAGATTTAGAAACAATTGTAGCAGCTCTTTCTAAAGTAAAAGGCGTTGACGGTCGTTTTGAGGTTGTCAATGGAGGACAAGACTATACAGTTATTGTCGATTATGCTCATACACCAGATAGTTTAGAAAATGTGTTAAAAACGGTCAAACAATTTGCCGAGCAAAATATATATGTTATTGTTGGGTGTGGTGGAGACCGAGATAAAACCAAACGTCCAATCATGGCCAATGTAGCTGTGTCATATAGTACAGAAGCAATCTTTACTTCTGATAACCCGAGAAGTGAAGACCCAAAAGAAATTCTAAACGATATGACAACAGAACTCACAGAAGAAAACTTTACAACAATTGAAGACCGTCGTGAAGCAATTCAGTATGCGATCAACAAAGCGCAGGCTAAAGATGTTATCGTAATTGCTGGTAAAGGTCATGAAACTTATCAAATTATCGGTGGAACTGTTAATGACTTTGATGATCGCAAAGTTGCACTAGAATCTATTGAAAGCAAAACGAAGCAGGCATAA
- the mraY gene encoding phospho-N-acetylmuramoyl-pentapeptide-transferase, with translation MFEQLILVTILVGFLVTAVCSPFFIPFLRRLKFGQSIRDEGPKSHQKKAGTPTMGGIMILLSIVITTLVMTNIYLEPTVETFLLLFVTIGFGLLGFLDDFIKVVLKRNLGLTSKQKLLGQVVISVIFYIVARSANLSTAVNIPGTDVEIELGIFYVIFLIIWLVGFSNAVNLTDGLDGLVSGTGAIAFGAFAVLAWYAGQFNVAIFSVAVVGALLGFLVFNAYPAKVFMGDTGSLALGGAIATIAILINAEILLIIIGGVFVIETLSVIIQVISFKTTGRRIFKMSPLHHHYELSGWSEWRVVMTFWTVGLLFAILGIYIEVWI, from the coding sequence GTGTTTGAGCAATTGATATTAGTAACAATTTTGGTGGGGTTTTTAGTAACGGCGGTTTGTTCCCCTTTCTTCATCCCGTTTTTAAGACGTTTGAAGTTTGGCCAAAGCATTCGTGATGAGGGACCAAAATCACACCAGAAAAAAGCTGGAACGCCAACAATGGGCGGAATTATGATTTTACTTTCCATCGTGATCACAACGCTTGTGATGACAAATATTTATCTAGAACCAACAGTTGAAACATTCTTACTTCTATTTGTAACAATTGGATTTGGTTTATTAGGCTTTTTAGATGACTTTATTAAAGTGGTTCTAAAGCGTAACTTAGGATTAACGTCAAAGCAGAAACTGCTTGGGCAAGTTGTTATTTCCGTTATTTTTTACATTGTAGCGCGTTCAGCTAATCTATCAACAGCGGTGAATATTCCGGGTACAGATGTAGAAATCGAGCTTGGTATTTTTTATGTTATCTTTCTAATTATTTGGCTTGTTGGGTTTTCAAATGCCGTAAACTTAACAGACGGGCTTGACGGTCTTGTATCTGGAACAGGAGCGATTGCATTTGGAGCTTTTGCTGTGCTTGCTTGGTATGCAGGGCAGTTTAACGTAGCTATTTTCTCTGTAGCTGTTGTTGGAGCTTTACTTGGCTTCTTAGTTTTTAACGCTTATCCAGCAAAAGTATTTATGGGAGATACAGGTTCACTAGCGCTTGGAGGCGCTATTGCTACAATTGCCATTTTAATTAATGCTGAAATTCTGCTCATTATTATCGGAGGCGTATTTGTTATTGAGACGCTATCTGTTATTATTCAAGTTATTTCATTTAAAACGACAGGACGACGCATCTTTAAAATGAGTCCTCTTCATCACCACTATGAGCTTAGCGGATGGAGCGAATGGCGCGTTGTTATGACGTTCTGGACAGTTGGTTTACTATTTGCGATTTTAGGCATTTATATTGAGGTGTGGATTTAA